In one Podarcis muralis chromosome 7, rPodMur119.hap1.1, whole genome shotgun sequence genomic region, the following are encoded:
- the LRRC38 gene encoding leucine-rich repeat-containing protein 38, translating to MWPCPLLCCLSPLLFLCLLFLPSGHLCPSVCSCMDYHTIDCRDQGLPRVPSPFPLDVRKLLIADNNIQEIPGDFFIFYSDLVYLDFRNNSIATLQDGTFSSSSKLVYLDLSYNNLTQLDAGIFKSAEKLIKLSLGNNNLAEVDEAAFESLKQLQVLELNDNNLQTLNVATFDALPNLRTIRLEGNPWLCDCDFASLFSWLEANAPKLQKGLDEIQCTVPVEEITIFLSELSEASFRDCKFSLSLTDLIIIIFSGVAVSIAAIVSSFVLALIVNCFQRCAPSKDDDEDEDDDD from the exons ATGTGGCCATGTCCCCTGCTCTGCTGCCTATCTCCTTTGCTCTTTCTCTGCCTGCTCTTCTTACCCTCGGGGCACCTCTGCCCCTCCGTCTGTAGCTGCATGGACTACCACACCATTGACTGCCGGGACCAAGGGCTTCCCCGAGTCCCCAGCCCCTTCCCGCTGGACGTGCGGAAACTTCTCATCGCTGACAACAACATCCAGGAGATCCCGGGAGACTTCTTCATCTTCTACAGTGACCTGGTCTACCTGGACTTCAGGAATAACTCCATCGCCACCCTGCAGGACGGCACCTTCAGCAGCTCCAGCAAGCTGGTCTACTTGGATCTGAGCTACAACAACTTGACGCAGCTGGATGCCGGCATCTTCAAGTCGGCGGAGAAGTTGATCAAGCTGAGCCTGGGGAACAATAACCTGGCCGAGGTGGACGAGGCTGCTTTTGAGAGCCTGAAGCAGCTCCAGGTCCTGGAGCTGAACGACAACAACTTGCAGACGTTGAATGTGGCCACCTTTGATGCGTTGCCCAACCTCCGGACCATCCGCTTGGAGGGCAACCCTTGGCTTTGCGATTGTGACTTTGCCAGCCTCTTCAGCTGGCTGGAGGCTAATGCGCCCAAGCTCCAGAAAG GTCTCGATGAAATCCAGTGTACTGTCCCTGTGGAAGAAATCACCATCTTTCTCAGTGAATTATCAGAGGCCAGTTTCAGGGACTGCAAATTTAGTTTGTCACTCACAGACCTTATAATCATAATCTTCTCTGGCGTCGCCGTCTCCATCGCTGCTATCGTGTCAAGCTTCGTTTTGGCGCTGATTGTGAACTGCTTCCAAAGATGTGCACCCAGtaaggatgatgatgaagatgaagatgatgatgactgA